One window of the Clostridium sp. MB40-C1 genome contains the following:
- the nifJ gene encoding pyruvate:ferredoxin (flavodoxin) oxidoreductase, with protein sequence MAKMKTMDGNTAAAYISYAFTDVAAIFPITPSSPMAEHVDEWASQGKKNIFGQTVKVMEMQSEGGAAGAVHGSLQSGALTTTYTASQGLLLMIPNMYKISGELLPSVFHVSARALAAQALSIFGDHSDVMAARQTGFALLASNSVQEAMDLGAVSHLAALEGKVPFLHFFDGFRTSHELQKIELLQYEDLEKLVDKNALKAFRANALNPNHPVTRGTAQNPDIYFQAREASNKFYNALPEIVEKYMNKINELTGRDYKLFNYYGAADADRIIIAMGSGCDTIEETIDYLNAKGEKVGLVKVHLFRPFSLKHFMDVIPKTVKKIAVLDRTKEPGSAGEPLYQDVRTAFYDAELKPLIIGGRYGLGSKDTTPGQIAAVFENLKAEKPKNGFTIGINDDVTHTSLEEIKGVDVIPEGTTACKFFGLGSDGTVGANKSAIKIIGDHTDMYAQAYFAYDSKKSGGITISHLRFGKNPIKSPYLIHSPHFVACHNQSYVNKYNMLEGLRDNGTFLLNCIWDKDEVEKNLPGNMKRYIAEHNINFYTIDAVKIAQEIGLGGRINMIMQSAFFKLTNIIPVEDAVKYLKEAVVTSYGKKGEKIVKMNQDAIDKGISALVKVEVPQSWKNAELEAKDGKDIPAFIKDVVEVINRQEGDNLPVSAFNGIEDGTLPQGTAAYEKRGVAVSIPEWKPEACIQCNQCSYVCPHSVIRPFLLNEEEYKNKPEGFKAVEAKGIKGEKTYFTMAITALDCTGCGNCAEVCPAPAKALVMEPAHTQLKEQTNWEYALTLTKKENPMNKYTVKGSQFEQPLFEFSGACAGCGETPYAKVITQLYGDRMMIANATGCSSIWGGSAPSTPYTVNEKGQGPAWANSLFEDNAEFGMGMFLGSTQIREKVSMLADKAINENISGELKSALGEWKTSMLDGEASKIATEKIIPLLEAEKGNSDVIGEIYENKDYLVKPSQWIFGGDGWAYDIGYGGLDHVLASGEDVNVFVFDTEVYSNTGGQSSKSTPQAAIAKFAAGGKTTKKKDLGMMAMSYGYVYVAQIAMGADKNQTMKAIKEAEAYKGPSLIIAYAPCINHGIRAGMGCSQLEQKKAVDSGYWSLYRYNPELKEQGKNPFSLDSKEPSTSFREFLLGEVRYASLQKVHPDTAEKLYEKTEKDAMERLENYRKLANQK encoded by the coding sequence ATGGCAAAAATGAAAACAATGGATGGAAATACTGCTGCAGCATACATATCATATGCTTTTACAGATGTAGCAGCAATATTCCCTATTACTCCATCATCACCCATGGCTGAACATGTAGACGAATGGGCTTCTCAAGGAAAGAAGAATATTTTTGGTCAAACTGTTAAAGTTATGGAAATGCAATCAGAAGGCGGAGCTGCAGGAGCAGTACATGGTTCTCTACAAAGTGGTGCATTAACTACAACATATACTGCATCTCAAGGCTTACTATTAATGATTCCTAATATGTATAAAATATCTGGAGAACTTTTACCTAGTGTGTTTCATGTAAGTGCTAGAGCACTTGCTGCACAAGCACTTTCTATCTTTGGAGACCATTCTGACGTAATGGCTGCAAGACAAACAGGATTTGCTTTGCTTGCATCAAACAGTGTTCAAGAAGCGATGGATTTAGGAGCAGTTTCACACTTAGCTGCTTTAGAAGGAAAAGTACCATTCCTACATTTCTTTGATGGATTTAGGACTTCTCATGAGCTTCAAAAAATAGAACTTTTACAATATGAAGATTTAGAAAAATTAGTAGATAAAAATGCTTTAAAAGCTTTTAGAGCTAATGCATTAAATCCAAATCATCCAGTGACAAGGGGTACAGCTCAAAATCCTGATATTTATTTCCAAGCTAGAGAAGCTTCAAATAAATTTTATAATGCTTTACCAGAAATTGTTGAAAAATATATGAACAAAATAAATGAATTAACTGGAAGAGATTATAAACTATTTAATTACTATGGAGCTGCAGATGCTGATAGAATTATAATAGCAATGGGTTCAGGTTGCGATACTATAGAAGAAACAATAGACTATTTAAATGCGAAAGGAGAAAAGGTAGGACTTGTAAAAGTTCATTTATTCAGACCTTTCTCATTAAAACACTTTATGGATGTAATTCCTAAGACTGTAAAGAAAATAGCTGTTTTAGATAGAACTAAGGAACCAGGATCAGCAGGAGAACCATTATATCAAGATGTAAGAACTGCATTTTATGATGCTGAATTAAAACCATTAATAATTGGTGGAAGATATGGATTAGGTTCAAAAGATACTACACCAGGACAAATTGCTGCAGTATTTGAAAATCTCAAAGCAGAAAAACCAAAAAATGGATTTACTATAGGCATAAATGATGATGTAACTCATACATCTCTTGAAGAAATTAAAGGAGTAGATGTAATTCCAGAAGGAACTACAGCATGTAAGTTCTTTGGATTAGGTTCTGATGGTACAGTTGGAGCAAATAAGAGTGCAATCAAAATTATTGGAGATCATACAGATATGTATGCTCAAGCATATTTTGCATATGATTCTAAAAAATCAGGCGGTATTACTATTTCTCACTTAAGATTTGGTAAGAATCCAATTAAATCACCGTATTTAATACATTCTCCGCATTTTGTTGCCTGTCACAATCAATCTTATGTAAATAAGTACAATATGCTTGAAGGTTTAAGAGATAATGGAACTTTCTTATTAAACTGTATCTGGGATAAAGATGAGGTTGAAAAAAATTTACCAGGAAATATGAAGAGATATATAGCTGAGCATAATATTAACTTCTATACAATAGATGCTGTTAAGATAGCTCAAGAGATTGGTCTTGGTGGAAGAATTAATATGATTATGCAATCTGCATTTTTTAAATTAACAAATATAATACCAGTAGAAGATGCCGTTAAATACCTAAAAGAAGCAGTAGTAACTTCTTACGGTAAAAAAGGTGAAAAAATTGTTAAGATGAATCAAGATGCAATAGATAAAGGAATAAGTGCCTTAGTTAAAGTTGAAGTTCCTCAAAGTTGGAAGAATGCAGAACTTGAAGCTAAAGACGGAAAAGATATTCCTGCATTTATAAAAGATGTTGTTGAAGTAATCAATAGGCAAGAGGGAGATAATTTACCTGTAAGTGCATTTAATGGAATAGAAGATGGAACTTTACCTCAAGGTACTGCGGCTTATGAAAAAAGAGGAGTTGCTGTAAGTATTCCAGAATGGAAGCCAGAAGCATGTATACAATGTAACCAATGTTCATATGTATGTCCTCACTCTGTAATAAGACCATTCTTATTAAATGAAGAAGAATATAAGAATAAGCCAGAAGGATTTAAAGCTGTAGAAGCTAAAGGAATAAAAGGGGAAAAGACTTACTTTACTATGGCTATAACTGCTCTTGATTGTACTGGATGTGGAAATTGTGCTGAAGTTTGTCCAGCACCTGCCAAAGCACTAGTTATGGAGCCTGCTCATACTCAATTAAAAGAGCAAACTAACTGGGAATATGCTTTGACATTAACTAAAAAAGAAAATCCTATGAATAAATACACTGTAAAAGGAAGTCAATTTGAACAACCTTTATTTGAATTCAGTGGAGCATGTGCAGGATGTGGAGAAACTCCATATGCTAAAGTTATAACTCAATTATATGGAGATAGAATGATGATAGCTAATGCAACAGGTTGTTCATCTATCTGGGGTGGTTCAGCACCTTCAACACCATATACAGTTAATGAAAAAGGACAAGGACCAGCATGGGCTAATTCATTATTTGAAGATAATGCTGAATTTGGAATGGGTATGTTCCTTGGAAGTACTCAAATAAGAGAAAAAGTATCAATGCTTGCTGACAAAGCAATAAATGAAAATATTAGTGGAGAATTAAAGAGTGCTTTGGGAGAATGGAAAACAAGTATGCTAGATGGAGAAGCTTCAAAGATAGCTACAGAAAAAATAATACCATTACTTGAAGCAGAAAAAGGAAATAGTGATGTAATAGGTGAGATTTATGAAAATAAAGATTACCTAGTAAAACCATCTCAATGGATATTTGGTGGAGATGGCTGGGCTTATGATATAGGATACGGTGGACTCGATCATGTTCTTGCATCTGGAGAAGATGTAAATGTATTTGTATTTGATACAGAAGTATATTCAAATACAGGTGGTCAATCATCTAAATCAACTCCACAGGCGGCAATAGCTAAATTTGCAGCTGGAGGAAAAACAACTAAGAAGAAGGATCTTGGAATGATGGCTATGAGTTATGGATATGTTTATGTAGCTCAAATAGCAATGGGAGCTGACAAAAACCAAACAATGAAAGCAATTAAGGAAGCAGAAGCATATAAAGGACCATCTTTAATAATTGCTTATGCCCCATGTATCAACCATGGAATTAGAGCTGGTATGGGATGCAGCCAACTAGAACAAAAGAAAGCTGTTGATTCTGGATACTGGTCACTTTACAGATATAATCCTGAACTAAAAGAACAAGGTAAGAATCCATTTAGTTTAGATTCAAAAGAACCATCAACATCTTTCAGAGAATTTTTATTAGGTGAAGTAAGATATGCTTCATTGCAGAAAGTACACCCTGATACAGCAGAAAAATTATATGAAAAGACAGAAAAGGATGCTATGGAAAGATTGGAAAATTATAGAAAACTTGCTAATCAAAAATAG
- a CDS encoding DUF1292 domain-containing protein has product MDKEKLHECGCGCGCESEHEHEHHHDHECECGCGDHEPLVVELEDENGNVVPCEVVDGFEYNGNEYALVQNSEDESVYLFKVVGEGEEGELVVPEDKEFEEATAYYESLLEEEE; this is encoded by the coding sequence ATGGATAAAGAAAAGTTACATGAATGTGGATGTGGATGTGGATGTGAAAGTGAACATGAACATGAACATCACCATGATCATGAGTGTGAATGTGGATGTGGAGATCATGAACCATTAGTTGTTGAGTTAGAAGACGAAAATGGTAATGTTGTACCATGTGAAGTAGTAGATGGATTTGAATACAATGGTAATGAATATGCTCTTGTACAAAATTCTGAAGATGAATCTGTTTATTTGTTTAAAGTAGTTGGTGAAGGTGAAGAAGGAGAATTAGTTGTTCCTGAAGATAAAGAGTTTGAAGAAGCTACAGCTTACTATGAATCATTATTAGAAGAAGAAGAATAA
- a CDS encoding HAD-IB family hydrolase — MEKLAIFDVDYTLTKRETFIELYKFMLKKDVKLLFHFPRTLKIAFFYLFKIYDAGKAKEAFGRFLNGIHEEDLENIVKEFYEKRLSKILYKDAIDTIKKLKKEGYKIYLISASPEIYLKELYNIKEVDKIIGTKFRCENGVYHSIIEGENCKGEEKVKRLKEVLKNENMEVDFKESYMFSDSLSDLPLFKLVGKPYLINYKGNPNKNKDNIEMLKWK; from the coding sequence ATGGAGAAATTAGCTATATTTGATGTAGATTACACTTTAACTAAAAGGGAAACTTTTATAGAACTATATAAGTTTATGTTAAAAAAAGATGTAAAATTATTATTTCATTTTCCACGGACTTTAAAAATAGCATTTTTTTATTTGTTTAAGATATATGATGCTGGTAAAGCAAAAGAAGCTTTTGGAAGATTTTTAAATGGAATCCACGAAGAAGATTTAGAAAATATAGTAAAAGAATTTTATGAAAAAAGATTAAGTAAAATCCTTTATAAGGATGCTATAGATACAATAAAAAAATTAAAAAAAGAAGGATATAAAATTTATTTAATTTCAGCATCACCAGAAATTTATTTAAAAGAATTATATAATATAAAAGAAGTAGATAAAATCATAGGAACTAAATTTAGATGTGAAAATGGTGTATATCATAGTATAATAGAAGGAGAAAACTGTAAAGGTGAAGAAAAGGTAAAGAGATTAAAAGAAGTTTTAAAAAATGAAAATATGGAAGTGGATTTTAAAGAATCATATATGTTTTCTGATTCTTTATCAGATTTACCTTTATTCAAACTTGTAGGAAAGCCATATCTTATAAATTATAAGGGTAATCCTAATAAAAATAAAGACAATATAGAGATGCTAAAATGGAAATAG
- a CDS encoding aminotransferase class IV, producing MGDCFREKFIYNNDVRVSKEFDLFNPNGGKSLYEVLRIVEGVPLFLEDHLERLENSAKVTSLKLWMKKDEIRDKIYELCKVNDIFLGNIKLIFNYQEDESKNFLAYFIKHKYPSRDMYEDGVATALYHAERENPNAKVVNSKLREDTNNFIKEKNVYEAILVDNNGYITEGSRSTIFAIKGEKVYTSPIKDVLPGITRKYVLKVCEQSKIDVIEKRIHYTKIDDIDSFFICGTSPKVLPIHKVDYTKCDIDNYILEKIKVGYDNIIKQYINLNK from the coding sequence ATGGGGGACTGTTTTAGAGAAAAATTTATTTACAACAATGATGTAAGAGTTTCTAAAGAATTTGATTTATTTAATCCTAATGGAGGTAAATCTTTATATGAAGTTCTAAGAATTGTGGAAGGGGTTCCATTGTTTTTGGAAGATCATCTTGAAAGATTAGAGAATTCTGCAAAAGTTACTTCACTAAAATTGTGGATGAAAAAAGATGAAATTAGAGATAAAATTTATGAACTTTGTAAAGTAAACGATATATTTTTGGGAAATATAAAACTTATATTTAATTATCAAGAAGATGAAAGTAAAAATTTTTTGGCTTATTTTATAAAACACAAGTATCCTTCAAGAGATATGTATGAAGACGGAGTGGCTACAGCTTTATATCATGCAGAAAGAGAAAATCCAAATGCAAAGGTTGTAAATTCAAAACTTAGAGAAGATACAAATAATTTTATAAAAGAGAAAAATGTTTATGAAGCTATTTTAGTAGACAATAATGGTTATATAACTGAAGGAAGTAGATCAACTATTTTTGCTATTAAAGGGGAGAAAGTATATACTTCGCCTATAAAAGATGTACTTCCTGGTATAACTAGAAAGTATGTTTTGAAAGTGTGTGAACAATCTAAAATAGATGTTATAGAAAAAAGAATACATTATACTAAAATAGATGATATAGATTCATTTTTTATTTGTGGTACTTCTCCAAAGGTTCTACCTATACATAAAGTAGATTATACTAAGTGTGATATAGATAATTATATTCTTGAAAAAATAAAGGTAGGTTATGACAATATTATAAAGCAATATATAAATTTAAATAAATAG
- a CDS encoding PRD domain-containing protein — protein MYVIKKILNNNVVVAKKAADEVIIVGKGVGYDFKKDMSIPEERIENLFIKEKGENGDNYSKLFQKINNKVIAISEEIISYSEKNLNVKLNESIHLSLADHINFAIQRIKEGIKIENPFLNELKVLYPKEFELAQKALEIINKEFDTKLPEDEIGFICLHIRAALTKQHVGSSLNYTKKIKDIMDFILKLIDKKIDEKSFEYVRTLTHINFMLDRLNNNKPIKNELLEGIKKDLYIEYNIAIKVALRIETVFNVKVPEDEIGYIAFHLRRLIAC, from the coding sequence ATGTATGTGATTAAAAAAATTTTAAATAATAATGTTGTTGTAGCTAAGAAAGCAGCGGATGAAGTAATAATTGTTGGAAAAGGAGTTGGATATGATTTTAAAAAAGATATGTCCATTCCGGAAGAAAGAATAGAGAATCTTTTTATAAAGGAAAAAGGGGAGAATGGAGACAATTACAGTAAACTTTTTCAAAAAATTAATAATAAAGTAATTGCTATATCTGAAGAAATAATATCCTATTCTGAAAAGAATTTAAATGTAAAATTAAATGAATCTATACATTTGTCACTTGCAGATCATATAAATTTTGCTATTCAAAGAATAAAAGAAGGGATAAAAATAGAAAATCCTTTTTTAAATGAATTAAAAGTGTTATATCCTAAGGAATTTGAATTAGCACAAAAAGCTCTGGAAATTATAAATAAAGAATTTGACACAAAACTTCCAGAAGATGAGATAGGATTTATATGTCTTCATATAAGAGCAGCTTTAACAAAACAACATGTAGGTAGCTCTTTAAACTATACAAAAAAGATAAAGGATATAATGGATTTCATATTAAAACTTATAGATAAAAAAATAGATGAAAAATCTTTTGAATATGTCAGAACATTAACACATATTAATTTTATGTTAGATAGGCTAAATAATAATAAACCTATAAAAAATGAACTTTTAGAAGGAATAAAAAAAGATTTATACATTGAGTACAATATAGCGATAAAGGTAGCGTTAAGAATAGAAACTGTTTTCAATGTAAAAGTTCCAGAAGATGAAATTGGTTACATTGCTTTTCACTTAAGAAGACTTATAGCTTGTTAA
- a CDS encoding flagellar assembly protein A produces the protein MAEKIFCGKALDECLELASSELNISKENIQYEIIENKQRFFKRKVSIKVNINEDKINFDEDELDETELNEKDIKTQDLENENINIENKKGENGNIKVENGKIIVRNPKEDGRPAILRVPKGDMKVLVDDVEVDFQKEVYEESNIEVVFEENIAQRIMNISISPDNMKVFINISYVPKKTYKLRDAKEGFQLTLESEIDKIENPPFYNQDEIKQELLAKGIKFGIIEENIENCTKMENVEEILVAEGIYPIDGVSDEIQIKFNTQEQVSDLEEDSTGRVDYKSIGYVKEVKKGDILAVNIKGESGKDGLDVKGKIKKHTVGKKLFLKAGEGCELLDENTIVASIEGKPYAKGNVFVVHQLHEVNSDVDIKTGNVKFNGDIMIRGNVKEGMIVEAGHNLFVEKNVEKGNICAKGDLEVLGNVINSTVCSGGEEITKISKINALEKLHKGLVTLIETVENIRKLNLIEQKVRDGELIKLLIENKFKYIPEICLKYLKLVEKESVEDEVTLSKLMNQKLIDFGPLNINSYRELSILAELVNKNVKKIRDTLSMPVNIKIKYCQDSNLRSSGRITITGKGEYVSNIKASESVIFEDPRSVVRGGVIKASNEIRCKEVGSEGGVSTKLIVKDKGNIWVDKAYQNTCFIVGGKEYVLDIASKDIHAYLDSKGELIVDKFIL, from the coding sequence GTGGCTGAAAAAATTTTCTGTGGTAAAGCCTTAGATGAATGTTTGGAATTAGCTAGCAGTGAATTGAATATTTCGAAAGAAAATATACAATATGAAATTATAGAGAATAAGCAAAGATTCTTTAAAAGAAAAGTTTCTATAAAAGTTAATATTAATGAAGATAAAATTAATTTTGATGAAGATGAATTAGATGAAACAGAATTAAATGAGAAAGATATAAAAACTCAAGATTTAGAAAATGAAAATATAAATATTGAAAATAAAAAGGGCGAAAATGGAAATATAAAGGTTGAAAATGGAAAGATAATAGTTAGAAATCCTAAAGAAGATGGAAGACCAGCTATATTAAGAGTTCCTAAAGGCGATATGAAAGTTTTAGTAGATGATGTTGAAGTAGATTTTCAAAAAGAAGTCTACGAAGAAAGTAACATAGAAGTTGTTTTTGAGGAAAATATTGCACAAAGAATAATGAATATAAGCATATCACCAGATAATATGAAGGTTTTCATAAATATCAGTTATGTGCCTAAAAAAACATATAAACTTAGAGATGCTAAAGAGGGATTTCAATTAACTTTAGAAAGCGAAATAGATAAGATAGAAAACCCTCCATTCTATAACCAAGATGAAATTAAACAAGAATTACTGGCAAAGGGTATTAAATTTGGTATAATAGAAGAAAACATAGAAAATTGTACTAAAATGGAAAATGTTGAAGAAATTTTAGTGGCAGAAGGCATTTATCCAATAGATGGTGTAAGTGATGAAATTCAAATAAAATTTAATACACAAGAACAAGTAAGTGATTTGGAAGAAGATAGTACTGGCAGAGTAGATTATAAAAGTATTGGATATGTTAAAGAAGTAAAAAAAGGAGATATTCTAGCTGTAAACATAAAAGGTGAATCTGGAAAAGATGGATTAGATGTAAAGGGTAAAATAAAAAAACACACAGTGGGTAAAAAACTTTTCCTTAAAGCGGGAGAGGGATGTGAACTTTTAGATGAAAATACTATAGTGGCATCTATAGAAGGTAAGCCATATGCTAAAGGGAATGTATTTGTTGTACATCAACTTCATGAAGTTAATAGTGATGTAGATATAAAAACAGGTAATGTTAAGTTCAATGGTGATATAATGATTCGTGGTAATGTAAAAGAAGGAATGATAGTAGAAGCTGGACATAATCTGTTTGTAGAAAAAAATGTAGAAAAAGGCAATATATGTGCCAAAGGAGATTTAGAAGTATTAGGAAATGTTATTAATTCTACAGTATGTTCTGGAGGAGAAGAAATAACAAAAATTAGTAAAATAAATGCTTTGGAAAAATTACACAAGGGATTAGTAACACTTATAGAAACAGTGGAAAATATAAGAAAACTTAATCTTATAGAACAAAAAGTTCGTGATGGAGAGCTGATTAAATTGCTCATTGAAAACAAATTTAAATATATTCCTGAAATTTGTTTGAAATATCTAAAGCTTGTTGAAAAGGAATCAGTAGAGGATGAAGTAACACTTTCAAAGCTTATGAATCAAAAACTTATAGATTTTGGACCCCTCAATATTAATAGTTATAGAGAACTTAGTATTTTAGCTGAACTAGTAAATAAAAATGTTAAAAAAATTCGTGATACTTTATCTATGCCTGTTAATATAAAAATAAAGTATTGTCAAGATTCCAATTTAAGAAGTTCGGGTAGAATAACAATTACAGGGAAGGGAGAATATGTTTCAAATATCAAGGCAAGTGAATCTGTAATATTTGAAGATCCTCGTAGTGTAGTGAGAGGTGGTGTAATAAAAGCTAGTAATGAAATAAGATGTAAAGAAGTTGGAAGTGAGGGAGGCGTATCTACTAAACTCATTGTTAAAGATAAAGGTAATATATGGGTAGATAAAGCCTATCAAAATACATGTTTTATAGTTGGAGGAAAAGAATATGTACTGGATATTGCTAGTAAAGATATTCATGCATATTTAGATTCTAAAGGAGAATTGATTGTGGACAAGTTTATTCTATAG
- a CDS encoding chemotaxis protein CheW codes for MNNSEIKVLIFKINDQYYATDIMEVERILGYSEPTKLPDSPEFVEGVINYEGHILPIMSLVKKFNIDCKESEEDAKIIVAKQEENKIGIIVDIVSEVRDVKMENIEEPPEIVAGISKRYIKGLIKTNEQIIIFLNLSTILTREEKEQILR; via the coding sequence ATGAATAATAGTGAAATTAAAGTATTGATTTTTAAAATAAATGATCAGTACTATGCTACAGACATAATGGAAGTTGAAAGAATACTTGGATATAGTGAACCTACTAAACTGCCTGACTCACCAGAGTTTGTAGAAGGAGTAATAAATTATGAAGGTCATATACTTCCGATAATGAGTTTAGTGAAAAAATTTAATATAGACTGTAAAGAATCGGAAGAAGATGCTAAAATTATTGTTGCAAAGCAAGAAGAAAATAAAATAGGAATAATTGTTGATATAGTATCAGAAGTTAGGGACGTTAAAATGGAAAATATCGAAGAGCCCCCAGAAATCGTAGCAGGAATATCAAAACGATATATAAAAGGATTAATTAAAACTAATGAACAAATAATAATCTTTTTAAATCTCTCTACTATATTAACGAGAGAAGAAAAAGAACAAATTTTGAGATAA
- a CDS encoding chemotaxis protein CheD: MNNDEVRVGIADLNTALPPKKLITVGLGSCIGIALYDKHKKIGGLAHIMLPDSAQFTKVNNPMKFADLAIPLLLEEMEKKGAVKRSIVAKIAGGASMFNFSDKSMIMDIGNRNGNSVKKVLKELSIPLLSESIGGNKGRTMIFNTLDGMVQIKTVGMEIKEI; the protein is encoded by the coding sequence ATGAACAACGATGAAGTGAGGGTTGGAATTGCAGATTTAAATACTGCGTTACCACCAAAAAAACTTATAACTGTCGGACTGGGTTCTTGTATAGGAATAGCTCTTTATGATAAACATAAGAAAATAGGCGGGCTTGCTCACATTATGCTTCCAGATAGTGCTCAATTTACTAAGGTGAATAACCCTATGAAATTTGCGGATCTTGCTATACCTTTATTACTTGAAGAAATGGAGAAAAAAGGAGCAGTCAAGAGAAGTATTGTAGCTAAAATTGCTGGTGGAGCATCTATGTTTAATTTTTCTGATAAAAGTATGATTATGGATATTGGAAATAGAAATGGTAATTCTGTTAAAAAAGTTTTAAAGGAATTATCTATTCCCTTATTAAGTGAATCAATAGGGGGAAATAAAGGAAGAACAATGATATTCAATACTTTAGATGGAATGGTACAAATAAAAACCGTTGGTATGGAAATTAAAGAAATATAG
- a CDS encoding chemotaxis response regulator protein-glutamate methylesterase: protein MDKIKVIVVDDSALMRKIISDIINSDNSMEVIATCRNGEDLLIKLQKQKPDVITLDVEMPKMDGITTLKNLKLNKYNIPIIVLSSISKRGTDLTFECLENGAFDFIPKPSGAISLDINKIEEALKNKIKLAYNKNYDLDKKYDLDRKIETEEQKKEFVKIKEDIKKEDIKKEVIFTSNIRNKKINAVVIGASTGGPKALYKVVTKLPQNIGVPVFIVQHMPVGFTKAFADRLNANSEIEVVEATDGENIKDNVVYVARGGIHMEVGGDKKIHFNTEPPIWGVRPAVDKLFISASKIYKENLLSVVLTGMGKDGAEGTIVVKENGGITISEDKSTCTIYGMPKAAYETGKVDKVFPIDDIAGAIIKIIKG, encoded by the coding sequence TTGGACAAGATTAAGGTTATTGTAGTTGATGATTCAGCATTAATGCGAAAAATTATTTCTGATATTATTAATTCTGATAATAGCATGGAAGTAATAGCCACTTGTAGAAATGGTGAAGACTTACTAATAAAATTACAGAAGCAAAAACCAGATGTAATAACTTTAGACGTAGAAATGCCAAAAATGGATGGAATAACAACTTTAAAAAATTTAAAATTAAATAAATACAATATACCTATAATAGTTTTAAGCAGCATATCTAAAAGGGGAACAGATTTAACATTTGAATGTCTAGAGAACGGAGCTTTTGATTTTATACCTAAGCCATCAGGTGCTATATCTTTAGATATAAATAAGATTGAAGAGGCTCTTAAAAATAAAATAAAGCTTGCTTATAATAAGAATTATGATTTAGATAAAAAATATGATTTAGACAGAAAAATAGAGACAGAAGAACAAAAAAAGGAGTTTGTAAAGATTAAAGAGGATATAAAAAAAGAAGATATAAAAAAAGAAGTTATTTTTACTTCAAATATTAGAAATAAAAAAATTAATGCTGTAGTTATTGGGGCATCAACAGGGGGACCAAAGGCGTTATATAAAGTAGTAACAAAATTACCCCAAAATATAGGAGTACCTGTATTTATAGTTCAGCATATGCCAGTTGGATTCACTAAAGCTTTTGCTGATAGATTAAATGCAAATAGTGAAATTGAAGTTGTAGAAGCAACTGATGGAGAAAACATTAAAGATAATGTAGTTTATGTGGCAAGAGGAGGAATTCATATGGAGGTAGGAGGAGATAAAAAGATTCATTTTAATACAGAACCTCCTATTTGGGGAGTTAGACCTGCTGTGGATAAACTATTTATATCTGCTTCAAAAATCTATAAAGAAAATTTATTAAGTGTGGTTTTAACAGGAATGGGCAAAGATGGTGCTGAGGGTACAATAGTAGTTAAAGAAAATGGTGGAATTACTATTTCAGAAGATAAATCCACATGTACTATTTATGGTATGCCCAAGGCAGCTTATGAAACAGGTAAGGTTGATAAAGTATTTCCTATAGATGATATTGCAGGAGCTATAATAAAAATTATAAAGGGCTAG